A region of Rickettsia helvetica DNA encodes the following proteins:
- a CDS encoding site-2 protease family protein — MFSLVIHEIAHARTAYYLGDPTAKNMGRFSPNPLKHISLIGILLPIGLYLTGMPMFGFAKPVLYNPVYFKKPKRDMILVGLAGPLSNFLLAALIFLILRIFQVYSITYFNNILGYILVVNLVLCFFNLIPIPPLDGSILYMSSIIHKNQEFAQKLTWFCSGILLYIIVFLPLTGDNIIARYMQWCINALLSLFH, encoded by the coding sequence GTGTTTTCGTTGGTAATACATGAAATAGCTCATGCACGCACTGCTTATTACCTTGGTGATCCAACAGCTAAAAATATGGGTAGATTCTCTCCTAACCCATTAAAACACATCTCATTAATCGGTATATTACTACCAATAGGACTATACCTGACTGGTATGCCGATGTTCGGATTTGCAAAACCAGTCCTTTACAATCCTGTATATTTCAAAAAACCTAAACGCGATATGATACTTGTAGGTCTTGCTGGACCTTTATCTAATTTCTTATTAGCTGCATTAATCTTTTTGATTCTTAGAATATTTCAGGTTTACTCTATAACTTATTTCAATAATATACTGGGATATATATTAGTAGTGAACTTAGTACTGTGTTTCTTTAACTTAATCCCTATACCTCCATTAGATGGTAGCATCCTCTATATGAGCAGTATTATTCATAAGAATCAAGAGTTTGCACAGAAACTCACTTGGTTTTGTTCTGGTATATTATTATATATTATAGTGTTTTTACCTTTAACAGGAGATAATATTATTGCAAGATATATGCAATGGTGTATTAATGCACTATTATCGCTGTTTCACTAA